GCGATTCGTGCGGTTCCCGGATCTCCCGTGTACTCGGTATCGGTCGTACCCAGCAGCGTTCGGCCGTACCAGGGCAACAGGAACGTGACCCGCCCCCGTTGGGAGCCCTGCACGAGAATCCCACGGTCGGTCGGGAGCCCCGGCATGACCAGATGCACCCCTTTTGCCAGCTGAACGGGCGCCTTCATCGGGCGCCGCGCGTCCCCCAGGAGTTCCGGCACCCACGGCCCGCCACAGTGAACCGTCACATCCGCCCGCACCTCGATCTTGCGGGTTGTCTCACGATCCGTGACGTACGCACCGACCACCCGCTTGCCATCCAGGATGAACCCCGTGGCCTCTGCATAGTTGACCACCTTCGCGCCGGCCTCCGCAGCCCCCTCGACGATCTCGAGCGTGAGGCGGGCGTCGTCGGTCTGTGCGTCGCCGTAGGTAAACCCTCCCACGAGGTCCGCGTTGTTGAGGAATGGATAGTCGGCTTCGATATCGTCCGACGACAGACGGTGGTGTCGCCCAACATTCCGCGCGTTGGCAAGCGCATCGTAGATGCGAAGCCCGATGCCAAGCTTGAACCTGCCGGTTCGCGAACCACGATAGACCGGCAGCACAAAACGAAGGGGCCGAACGCGATGCGGCGCCAGCCTCAGCAGGAGTCGTCGTTCCAGCAGTGACTTGCGAACCAGACCGAGTCTTCCGTATTGCAGATAGCGCAATCCGCCGTGGATCAGTTTCGACGATGATTGGGAGGTTCCGCTACCCCAATCCAGCCGGTCGACCAGAACCACGCGCAAGCCGCGCAATGCGGCGTCATGGGCGACCCAGGCACCGTAGATCCCACCTCCGATCACCAGGAGATCGTGTGGACCGTCTGCAAGTTGGGCGAAGTCGCGTCTCATCGACTGCTTCCATCATTCACAAGTTGTTGCCGCAACCAACCGGGGCGATCGGACATGATAGTGGCCGCACCGGCCGCCACGGCACGACGCACACGATGCGCCGTGTTACAGGTAAAGACAAGGAGGGGCAGATTTGCAGCCGCGATCGCATCTCCCAGACGCGGGGTGACCCCGCGAACGTTTACCGAGATCCCGTCAACCGTATCAAACCATCGACGCAATCCCCGCACTCGCGCGTCGACCGCCCGAACGTTGAGGATCGCCTCCACATCACCAGAGCGCGGGCGGACGTCGGCCAGGACGTTGGGATCGAAACAGAGGAGACGCGGGCGACGCGCAACTCTGCGCCCTTTCAGCTGATCTACAACGGACGTTGCGAGCGTTCGCAATCGCTCCGGCGTATCGCGGAGCTTGACCTCGATCAGTAGCGGGACGGAATCCGCGTAGCGATCCAACACCTCGGTCAGATACGGGATTCGATGTCGTCGCCGTGTGTCTTCGAGGCGATAACCGGCGTCCAGCGTCCGAAGTTCCCGCACGTCGAGCGCCGCCACGCGGCGACGGCCCCCACCTGCCCGCACGAGGGTCCGGTCGTGATAGACGACCGGGACACCGTCACGTGAGAGCTGGACATCGAGTTCGATCGCGTCGCATCCCTGTTGAACGGCACCGGCGAATGCGGAGAGAGTATTCTCCGGCCGATCCCACGACGCTCCACGATGGGCGACGACCTCGATCGGCTGCTTCGGACGCGCCATACGAGGATTCACGACAGCGCATCGCTCAGGGCCGCGCGTTGATCCGGCTGCAGCCATCGCGTGCGTCGCGCACATGCCTGCAACGCAGCGACGAGTTCCAACCAACGATCTCGTCGCCCCGCCTGCTCGCCTTCGAACAACGCTTCGCGAATCGAAACCACGGCTTCCGGTTCGGTCAGGAAGGGTCCCAGGAACCGATCCGATGTCCAGCGACCGCTCTCGGTTTCCAGAATCCAGCGCGACCACGCGCGACGGAACAACACCGCGTGGCGCGGCCACAGCGCCCAGGGGACCGTTGGCCACGCCGCCGAGAAGGGTCGATCCAACAGGAACGCCTCGACGACCCGCAACGCGTGACGTCGCCCCGACGCGGCGAGCAATCGCACCAGATCGGCGAGGTGGGCCTCTTCGTCGGCCGACTGCAATCGTGGGAGCGGGGCCATCGTGCGGGCGATCTCCTCGATGTACTCCGGATCCTGCACGGTCTCCATCATCAGCAGCGCGACACCGTAGGCGTGACGTTCCTGGAGGAGAATCTCGAATGCCCGCGCCTGGAGATCCCGACGAGTGTCCTCGGGACGATCTTCAAGATACTGACGGAGGCGCGCCGCCCCCTCGTGGGGGTCGCGATTATCGTCCAGCCATTGCTGGAACTCCTCAAGCCAGATCGTCGAGGTCGCGTTCACGCTCCTTCCTCCAGTAGCGTGTCGATCCAGCCGGAGAACTGCCGACGCAGCTCCCGGTGCGCCTCTCCCGTCGCGAGACCCGAAAAACCGCTGTAAACGGCTCGAATCTGGTCATCCGAATCGACGAATAGAAACGTCGGGTAGGCCCGCACCCGGTCGATGTGCGGAAACTGACGCGAGGCGTCGTCCTTGTCCGTCGTGCCTGCCAGCAACAGTGGGTAGTCGAGTCCGTGGTAGTCCGCATAGATGCGAAGCTGCTCTCGATCTCGCACGGGATCCCCCGACATCTCGAATGCAAGACCGATCACGGTCAGGCCGTCTTGTCGATAGGTCGCATCGAGTTCCACGAGGTATTGGGTCGCATCATTGCAGTTGGGACACCAGCTTCCGAAAAGCTCGATCAATCTTACGCCAGCAAATACTTCATCGGACAAAGCTCGTAAATTTCCATCGAGGTCGGGATAGCGAATCTCGGACAGGGGCGTGTCCGAGATCCAGCGGGTCAGTGTGAAGGCGTCGGGTAGACTGGCCTCCGGGTCGGGTTGCGCCCTCCACGTCTCGTGCCACGTGTCACGGGACCAGAAATCACCGGACAACCCTCCACTCTCGTCGAAGGTCGCCTCGAAGAGGAACGCATGGGCACCGTCGAAGGTCGAGAGACGGAGCGTGTCGTCGTCAAGAGAGCCGGCGAGGAAGCGGTAGTCCCCGGTGGTCGTCAGGAACGTCCCCCGAACCGCGCCGTCGTCTCGCCACTCGAAGACGCCGACGGCGGGGTCGTCGGTGAGGGAGAAATGGACTCGCCAGCGCTCGGCAAGCGGCCTTAGGCCCCGATCGCTGCCGGATGTCGACTCGAGGCCGCTCCGTCGCGTTGCGTGAAAGTCCATGCGGGTCGTCGTGCCGAGCTGCGAGGCCCGCTCCCAACCTCCGTCGAGACGCCCGTCCGTCATCGTCGCGTGAATCGCAGAATCGTAATGAACCATCCCCAGAGTCAGGGCCTGCCCGTCCCACTCGGCCTGCGGGACCTCGATGCGTTCGGTGCCGTTGACGAGGGTCGCGAACGCCTGCGAGCCGTCCCGGGATAACTCAAGACCGAAGTCAAGACGCCCACCCGGGCTGTCCAGCCAGGCGTCCCAGAGTTCGATCGACGGCTCGACGCGCCGTTGGCCATCGCACGCCGGCAGTAGCAGGGTCAGCACCAGCGCAAGGAGAAGGCTGTGGGGAGTTGGGACCGTCATCACGCGTGCCACTCTACATGGGTCGGCACGTTCGTATCAATCGAACGCGGATCCCGTTTCGACATCCAACGGCATCATCCGCCGATAGATCGGAAGTCGATCGACCCCTGCATCCCAGTAGGGGGTCTTGCGATACCACCACAGCCAGCGGGCACCGGGGTTGTCGGCGAACGCCTCGTCCTCGAGTGCCTCGGCCCATTCGGCCGCGATGGCCGGCTCCTTCAGCATCTCCCGCACCAAGGGCTCAAGGACACGGGAGTCGATATATTCCTTACGCTCATGCACGAGGGCCAGGTGCCCCCACGCGAACAGCGAGTCCGGCGCCTCCGGCTCGAGAAGCTGCACCGCCACGTTGAAGTCGGGTTGGTCTGCCGGAATCCACCGTGTCCCGACGGGAAAAACAACGCGCCCGGCTTCACGGCGGATTTCGCCCGTGACCTGCACCCGGCCCTGATAGCTGACAACCCTGTCCGAGCGTCGCCGGACACCGGTGGCCGTCACGATCTCGACGTCCAGTTCGGCCGGCTCCGCCAGCGTCTCGACGACCAACCCGTGATCCCGCAGACGACGATCGATCTCGGGCCAGCCGGGGGGCACCAGGTATCCCCAGGGTCGCGATACGGAGAGCGCGACCTCCGGTCGATGGGCCCACGGGACCTCCAGGACTCGTCGGGCGTCCTCCCGATACTCAAGTATCGGCACTCCGAGTGCCACGGATTCTTCCATCGTCCAGTCGTAGAACGGAACGACCATCGTCTCCTCCGACGGGGCCGTGCGATAGCTCACGGCGATCGGTGGGCGGTTCTCGGTACGACGACCGGCCTCGACGACGGCTCGATCCGCCGCCGTTGTGGCGGCGACAAGCCTGTCGGGAGCCTCGGCGATCGTGTCGAAGAGTGCCGTCATGAATTCGCGGTTGACCAGAACTCGCCGGCGGTAGGGTTTGTAGGAGTGGTTCTCCACCAGGATCGACGGTCGATTCCGAAGCGGGTAATAGCCCGTGGCGTAACGCGGTTCCTGCACCGACGAGTCGAAACCCTTCGACGGATCGTTCGAGTCCAGCAGACTGACGTAAGGTCCGACCGGATACCCGGCGGATGTCACACGTTCGAGGACTCCGGGCATCGTCTGCTCGAGCCACCCGGAAACGGCGACCGATTGCTGAGGGCTCCGGGCCCACTCGTAGGTCAGTTCCCAATCGAACTGAACCCCATCGGTCACGTGATTATCGATATGAAGGTGAGGTCGCCAGCGATTGAAGAGCGCGACGACCGCCTGTGCCTCGGGCGTGTCCAGCTTGAGGTGATCGCGATTGAGGTCGTGCCCATCGGTGGTGGTGCGGAACCCCATTCCCTTGACGGGTCCATTCTGATTGGGACGGTTATGGGGCGAGATCCGTTCGTGACCGTCGACGTTGTAGATCGGGATGAACAACAGCACCAGGCGATCGAGCCAGGCATCGTGCTTTCCGGCGACGATATCTCGCAGGAGCAAGAGCGACGCATCCTTGCCGTCGATCTCGCCGGCGTGGACTCCATTCTGGATCAAGACGATAGCCTTGCCGCTGGCGTGTGCAGCGGTCGGGTCCGGCGACGTCTCGCGGGCGACGACGACGACCTTCATCGGCCGTCCTGCGGCGCTGTGACCGAACGTCTCGAGGTGGAGGTCCGGCGACTCCGCAACCAGCGTGTCGATGAACCGAAACGTCTCCGCGTAGTCCGGCGTCGACTGGAAGTTGTTGACTTCGGCGTGAGTCGGGCGCTCCCCCGCAAACCCGGTTCCGGTCATGACGAACCAGGCGAGAGCAACCATCGACACCGAAAATGAAACACGCGATCGCAACTCAGACATCCAGCGCCGAATAGAGCAGCGGAAGAGAGCTGTCGAGTCGATGATCGATTCCGCTGTGGGTCCCGTCGAACTCCTCGTACGTGTGAGGGACGCCGTGCTGGCTCAGTCGTGTCGCAAAACGCCGCGCGCCGAACTGGAGGTTGTATTCGTCGGAACGACCGCAGTCGACGAACAGCAGGCGGAGGGCCAGCAGGTTGTCGCGGCATTCGGCACGCTCGATGAGTTCAACGGGGTCGTGATTCAGCCAGCTTGCCCACCTCTCGGGATCGACCTCGCACGTGTGCGGGTCCATGGGCAACCGGATCCCCAGAGGACTCCCGGAATCCGGATCGTAGGACGCAGCCATCGCCAGGGTCATCAGCGCATGGAAGTCGTCGGAACCGATGCGATCGCTGTCGGAGAGGGACTCCAGAAACGTCTCGATCGAACCATCGCGGGCTGCCAGCGCCACGAGGGCCCTCGGGAAGTCCCCGCGATAACAGCCCTCGAACCCCATGTCGCCCGAATGGCACGCGACACCCCCCCAACGATCTCCGTGACGCATGCCCTGAATCAACGCACCGTAGCCACCGCTGGACTTGCCGAAGATGGCCCGACTGGCGGCGCTCGGTAGCAGGCGGAACGCCCTCTCCAGGCTGGGCACCATCTCGTCGACCAGGAACGACTCCCAGCGTCCCATCACCGGCGTATCCACATACTGGTTGCCGCCGAGGGACGTGAATCCGTCGGGGAACGCGAAGATTGCCGGCCCCATGAGCCCCGCCTGGACCAGACGGTCGATCCGCTGGGGCAGAGACTCCTCGAAGGCGCGCCACGCCAGCTGCTTCAACCCACTCCCGGTAAACCCGGCGAGGCTCACGAACAACGGATACGCGCGGTCGCCGTTCTCGTAGCCCTCGGGCAGGTAGACGGCGACCCTTCGCTCGGCCGGATCACCGAGCAGATTGCCTGCAAGGTGAGTGGAGTCCACGAGGATCTCCTCCAGACGTCCTCGCGGGGGTTCGAACCGATGCTGCGGCACGTCGTTCTCCGTTGAATCTAGAGCGGTAAGAGTCGAACCGGTTCGTCGTAGTAGCAGGCGCCACCGCCATCGTCGGTGGCTCGGGCACGAACCATCACGTTGGCACAGCGTCCACGATGCAACCAGCCTCCCTTGGTCATCAACGCCATATCACGCCGTTGACGGGGGTCCAGCTTCAGGATCGCCTCCAGGCTTCCGAGTGCAGACTCGACGATCACGCGCTCCCCCGCCGTGAATCCGGCAGCCATGTCCGGATGAACGGTCACGCTGTCGGGCCCCGACTGTAAACGCGATGGGGTCTGCGACGCCTGACGCTTGCCGTCGGCGAGGGCGGCCAGAAGCAGGGGCCGATCGACGGTCGGTCGTGGACCCTCGCTATCAAACGAGTGGATCAGGTTGACCTTGCCGGATGGGGTCGCAAATCTCCGATCGGCGAACAGAATGGTAGGAGCCAGCGGGTTGCGCTGCGGCCCCTCTTCCAGGCTCTCGAGCGTGATCCCCGCATCTGCCAGCCGCGACATGATGCGACGCTGCCAGCTTCTGGAGTCGGTGTCATACCCCACGACTCCGAGTCGCTCCGCCAGCGCGCAACTGATCTGAAAGTCGGTTCGCACACCGTCCGGTGGATCGACGACCGGCCTGACCTTGCCAAGCCAGTGATGCCCGTAGGCACCGACGATATCGTCATCTTCGAGCATCGTGGTGGTCGGCAGGACTAGATCGACGTGACGGGCCGTGTCGGTCAGGAACGAATCGACGAGGACGGTGAACTCGCGGGACTCCAGCGCCTCGGCCACGACGCGGGAGTTCGGGAGCATCGCCACGGGATTGCCGTTGGAGATCCAGACCATGCGGATCGGCGGATCGTCCGCCGCCAGAATCTCCTGGCCAAGCAACGGCTCCAGCAGTTGACGTGGAGCGACCTGCTCCCCTTTCAGGAACGACGTGTCGAAGGGTCCGCGTCGCTTGAAGTAGAACGACACCCCGCCACCGGAGACTCCCACATTCCCCGAGACCGCCCCGAGCGCGTCGAGCGTACGCACCGCCGCCGAACCGTTTCGGCGTCGTTGCATCCCCCACCCCACGAGGATCGCCGAGGGTCCGTCGGCATACGACGTCGCCAGCTCGACCAGTTGGCCGACCGGGACGTCCGCCAGGTTCGCCCATTCCTCAACGGTGCTCTCGCTAAAGCTCTCACGCAAATCTTCGAAGTGATCGCAGTATTGGCTTGCCTCGGGGTCGATGCCGCCGTGGTCAAACAGGTGACGCATCACGCCAAGAGCGAGTGCGATGTCTCCTCCCGGGCGAGGTTGGAGATAGAGCGATGCGAGGTCGGCGCCACGATGATGGACCGGGTCGATCTGGATCAGTCGAGCGCCGCGGTCCTTGGCGCGTCTCAGGACCGGCAGTAGGTGGACGTTGCTGACGAACGGGTTCTTACCCCAGATGACGATCGTCTTGCTGTTGAGCAGATCGAACAGATCGTTGCTGTCCTCCTCGCCGAAATCCTTGAGTTGCGCCGCGTCGCCGGCACCGGAACAGATATCGCCCGACTTGATCGACACGGGTCCGAATTGTTCGAAGAGATGGTCGCTGACCAGCTTCATCATTCCCAGCGATCCACCGCTACGGTAATTCAGGATCGCGGAGCCGCCGTCTTCCTCACGGATCTTCAACATCGTCGACGCTATCCGGTCGAGCGCCTCGTCCCATGAGATCGGAACGAAGGTCTCCCCGTTCCGGAGCATCGGGCTCGTAATCCGATCCGGGTCGTACTGGCGCTCGAGAAACTTATTGGTGCGGTAACAGAGGAACCCCTCGGTGACGGGATGATCGGGATCCCCGGCCAGTTTGACGATCTTGCCGTCGTCCACGGTGGCAACGATCCCGCACGCGTCGGGGCAATCGCGATTGCAGTGGGTTCTGATCGTCCGCATGCCTGCCATAATAGCCGGATGAGCGCGCTCAATCTTGTTTCGCTTCTCGGCTGCCTGCTCCTGATGCTCGTGGCATGGCTCAGCGGGGGTTGCAAGCGGCCGGTCTCCTGGCGGACCGTCGGCGGATCGTTCGCACTGATGTTGTTCGCCGGCGTTCTGATTTTCTGGTTACCGGCGAGCCGCGGGATGTTGGTGATCGTCAACGATGCGGTGATCGCGGCTTTGTCGGCGGTCAGCGCCGGCGCCGACTTTCTGCTGGGCCCGCTGGCGCTGGCCCCCGGGTCGACTTCCGACGACGGGACACCCTCGATCGGCTTCGTGTTCGCCGCCCAGGTTCTACCGGCGGTCATCTTTTTCGCGGCGTTGATGGCCCTGCTCCGTCACTACGGGCTGATCCACCTCGTGGTTCGTCTCCTGGCGCGGCTCTTCCACCGGACCCTTCGCCTCTCCGGCGCGGAGGCACTCGTCGCCGCCGCAAACCTGTTCTTCGGGGTCGAGGCCAGTGCGGCGGCCAAGCCCTACCTGAAACGGATGACACGCTCGGAACTGCTAACGGTACTCGGCTGCGGGATGTCGACCGTCGCGTCCACGACGATGGCGATCTACGTCCTGTTCCTCCAGAACAGTTTCCCCCGCATCGCCGGCCATCTGATCTCCGCTTCGTTTCTATCGATCCCGGCCGCCGCGTTGATCTCGAAGCTGATGCTTCCCGAATCCGTGGAAGGCGGCGCACCGGAGACGGCCGGCAGCGTACCCTCCGATCGAGAACCGTCGGCGCACGAAGGGGGGCTGGCGGCCCTCGCGTCCGGTGCAACCGACGGTCTTCGTCTGGCCGCCGGGATCTCGACGTTGCTCATCGCGGTCCTTGGCCTCGTCGGCCTGGCCGACCTCGCCATCGGGGCGCTGGTCACCTCCATCGGGGGCCAGGGCGCATGGATCGGCATCGACGGAGTCCTGGGCACTCTGTTCTACCCGTTCGCCTGGATGCTCGGCATCGAAGCCGCGGATCTTCCCGAGGCGGCCCGCCTGCTGGGGCAACGAATCGTGATGACGGAGGTCGTTAGCTATCGAGAGCTTGGGGCCCTCGCTGAATCCGGCGCGGTCTCGGCGCGAACCCAACTCGTCCTCTCGTACGCACTGTGCGGGTTTGCCCACCTGGCTTCGGTGGGGATCTTCGTCGGCGGCATCACGGCGATCGCGCCGGATCGACGGAACGATCTGGCGGGGCTGGGTCCTCGAGCTCTGCTGGTGGCGACACTCGCGACGCTACTGACCGGCGCCGTGGCAGGCTTGCTGTACGTCGGTCAGACGGGCCTGCTCTGAACGTCAGATCTTCGTGTTATCCGGAATAACGGTGTTCTTCGCGACCACCACGATTCCATCGCGAATGACCCAACCGTCGCCGTCGGCGTTGTCGACCCCTTCACGATTCGTGATCTCGACGTTGCGTCCGATGCGGGCATTGAGATCGACGATCGCCCCGTCGACAAGGGATCCTTCCCCGATACCGATCGGCGGGAAATCGGAGCCGCGAGATGGGGGTCCCTCCTCCACACCCATGATCAGAGAGTTCTTCACGGTGGCCTTAGACAGACGCGAGCGGATGCCGATGACCGATCTCTCGATGACCGAGTCTTCCATACTTGCCCCGCCGGCCAGCAACGCCTCCGTGAATGTACATCCACGCAACCGCGACCCCGGTAGGTAGCGCGGATGGGTGTAGAACGACCAGCTTTCGTCGTTGAAGTCGAAGGGCGGATCGGCTCGCACGAGATCCATGTGGGCATCGTAGAAAGTGCGGATCGTACCGATGTCCCTCCAGTAGCCGCTGAAGAAGTGCGACTGTAGTTTGAATCGCTGGAGAGCGGCCGGAATGACGTTGTTCCCGAAATCGACCAGGTCGTTGTCCAGACAATCGACCAGAGCCTGCTTGCGAAAGAGATAGATGCCCATCGACGCCAGGTAGGGTCGGTCGCCCTCGATACCTCGTTCGGCCAGTAGCTCCGGCGATGTCGCCAACCCCGCACGATCGGCAGCGGTCTTCGGCTTCTCACGGAACTCGCGAATACAACCCGATTCGTCGACGCGCATCGCTCCGAAACTGCTGATCTCGTCCTCGGAGCATGGCAGTGCGGCAATGGTCAAGTCGGCGTTCGCCTCGACGTGGTCACGG
This genomic interval from Acidobacteriota bacterium contains the following:
- a CDS encoding M14 family metallopeptidase, with amino-acid sequence MSELRSRVSFSVSMVALAWFVMTGTGFAGERPTHAEVNNFQSTPDYAETFRFIDTLVAESPDLHLETFGHSAAGRPMKVVVVARETSPDPTAAHASGKAIVLIQNGVHAGEIDGKDASLLLLRDIVAGKHDAWLDRLVLLFIPIYNVDGHERISPHNRPNQNGPVKGMGFRTTTDGHDLNRDHLKLDTPEAQAVVALFNRWRPHLHIDNHVTDGVQFDWELTYEWARSPQQSVAVSGWLEQTMPGVLERVTSAGYPVGPYVSLLDSNDPSKGFDSSVQEPRYATGYYPLRNRPSILVENHSYKPYRRRVLVNREFMTALFDTIAEAPDRLVAATTAADRAVVEAGRRTENRPPIAVSYRTAPSEETMVVPFYDWTMEESVALGVPILEYREDARRVLEVPWAHRPEVALSVSRPWGYLVPPGWPEIDRRLRDHGLVVETLAEPAELDVEIVTATGVRRRSDRVVSYQGRVQVTGEIRREAGRVVFPVGTRWIPADQPDFNVAVQLLEPEAPDSLFAWGHLALVHERKEYIDSRVLEPLVREMLKEPAIAAEWAEALEDEAFADNPGARWLWWYRKTPYWDAGVDRLPIYRRMMPLDVETGSAFD
- a CDS encoding molybdopterin-dependent oxidoreductase codes for the protein MRTIRTHCNRDCPDACGIVATVDDGKIVKLAGDPDHPVTEGFLCYRTNKFLERQYDPDRITSPMLRNGETFVPISWDEALDRIASTMLKIREEDGGSAILNYRSGGSLGMMKLVSDHLFEQFGPVSIKSGDICSGAGDAAQLKDFGEEDSNDLFDLLNSKTIVIWGKNPFVSNVHLLPVLRRAKDRGARLIQIDPVHHRGADLASLYLQPRPGGDIALALGVMRHLFDHGGIDPEASQYCDHFEDLRESFSESTVEEWANLADVPVGQLVELATSYADGPSAILVGWGMQRRRNGSAAVRTLDALGAVSGNVGVSGGGVSFYFKRRGPFDTSFLKGEQVAPRQLLEPLLGQEILAADDPPIRMVWISNGNPVAMLPNSRVVAEALESREFTVLVDSFLTDTARHVDLVLPTTTMLEDDDIVGAYGHHWLGKVRPVVDPPDGVRTDFQISCALAERLGVVGYDTDSRSWQRRIMSRLADAGITLESLEEGPQRNPLAPTILFADRRFATPSGKVNLIHSFDSEGPRPTVDRPLLLAALADGKRQASQTPSRLQSGPDSVTVHPDMAAGFTAGERVIVESALGSLEAILKLDPRQRRDMALMTKGGWLHRGRCANVMVRARATDDGGGACYYDEPVRLLPL
- a CDS encoding glycerophosphodiester phosphodiesterase family protein gives rise to the protein MARPKQPIEVVAHRGASWDRPENTLSAFAGAVQQGCDAIELDVQLSRDGVPVVYHDRTLVRAGGGRRRVAALDVRELRTLDAGYRLEDTRRRHRIPYLTEVLDRYADSVPLLIEVKLRDTPERLRTLATSVVDQLKGRRVARRPRLLCFDPNVLADVRPRSGDVEAILNVRAVDARVRGLRRWFDTVDGISVNVRGVTPRLGDAIAAANLPLLVFTCNTAHRVRRAVAAGAATIMSDRPGWLRQQLVNDGSSR
- a CDS encoding nucleoside permease nupX gives rise to the protein MSALNLVSLLGCLLLMLVAWLSGGCKRPVSWRTVGGSFALMLFAGVLIFWLPASRGMLVIVNDAVIAALSAVSAGADFLLGPLALAPGSTSDDGTPSIGFVFAAQVLPAVIFFAALMALLRHYGLIHLVVRLLARLFHRTLRLSGAEALVAAANLFFGVEASAAAKPYLKRMTRSELLTVLGCGMSTVASTTMAIYVLFLQNSFPRIAGHLISASFLSIPAAALISKLMLPESVEGGAPETAGSVPSDREPSAHEGGLAALASGATDGLRLAAGISTLLIAVLGLVGLADLAIGALVTSIGGQGAWIGIDGVLGTLFYPFAWMLGIEAADLPEAARLLGQRIVMTEVVSYRELGALAESGAVSARTQLVLSYALCGFAHLASVGIFVGGITAIAPDRRNDLAGLGPRALLVATLATLLTGAVAGLLYVGQTGLL
- a CDS encoding glycerol-3-phosphate dehydrogenase/oxidase encodes the protein MRRDFAQLADGPHDLLVIGGGIYGAWVAHDAALRGLRVVLVDRLDWGSGTSQSSSKLIHGGLRYLQYGRLGLVRKSLLERRLLLRLAPHRVRPLRFVLPVYRGSRTGRFKLGIGLRIYDALANARNVGRHHRLSSDDIEADYPFLNNADLVGGFTYGDAQTDDARLTLEIVEGAAEAGAKVVNYAEATGFILDGKRVVGAYVTDRETTRKIEVRADVTVHCGGPWVPELLGDARRPMKAPVQLAKGVHLVMPGLPTDRGILVQGSQRGRVTFLLPWYGRTLLGTTDTEYTGDPGTARIAAEEIDELLEKANGVLMGTNWKRADIISGFVGVRTLPASRPGRKTSSISRGFSLRSPADGLLVPIGGKLTSARSDAVDVVNRVESLRGHSPRKSRTAERPFPWRPDRYRRWRVESISDAMDAGLDEEVARVAGQRYGNRLGRLLDTVRETPELAARIVPDLPFVWGEVPLAVTHEMAISLEDVVRRRIPVGLLVKDPDQTLRAVGQMMQQLLGWSNQRMAEELNHTRRKLAVLEV
- a CDS encoding esterase family protein produces the protein MDSTHLAGNLLGDPAERRVAVYLPEGYENGDRAYPLFVSLAGFTGSGLKQLAWRAFEESLPQRIDRLVQAGLMGPAIFAFPDGFTSLGGNQYVDTPVMGRWESFLVDEMVPSLERAFRLLPSAASRAIFGKSSGGYGALIQGMRHGDRWGGVACHSGDMGFEGCYRGDFPRALVALAARDGSIETFLESLSDSDRIGSDDFHALMTLAMAASYDPDSGSPLGIRLPMDPHTCEVDPERWASWLNHDPVELIERAECRDNLLALRLLFVDCGRSDEYNLQFGARRFATRLSQHGVPHTYEEFDGTHSGIDHRLDSSLPLLYSALDV
- a CDS encoding sugar phosphate nucleotidyltransferase, coding for MERVGQRPEDVIVVILGGGRGTRLEPLTWRRSKPAVPIAGKYRLIDIPISNAIHSHMERMLVLTQYNSVSLHRHIAQTYRFDIFSKGFVQILAAQQTPADAEGWFQGTADAVRRNLWQIRESPGDLVLILSGDHIYRMDYRQMLRDHVEANADLTIAALPCSEDEISSFGAMRVDESGCIREFREKPKTAADRAGLATSPELLAERGIEGDRPYLASMGIYLFRKQALVDCLDNDLVDFGNNVIPAALQRFKLQSHFFSGYWRDIGTIRTFYDAHMDLVRADPPFDFNDESWSFYTHPRYLPGSRLRGCTFTEALLAGGASMEDSVIERSVIGIRSRLSKATVKNSLIMGVEEGPPSRGSDFPPIGIGEGSLVDGAIVDLNARIGRNVEITNREGVDNADGDGWVIRDGIVVVAKNTVIPDNTKI
- a CDS encoding TlpA family protein disulfide reductase — protein: MMTVPTPHSLLLALVLTLLLPACDGQRRVEPSIELWDAWLDSPGGRLDFGLELSRDGSQAFATLVNGTERIEVPQAEWDGQALTLGMVHYDSAIHATMTDGRLDGGWERASQLGTTTRMDFHATRRSGLESTSGSDRGLRPLAERWRVHFSLTDDPAVGVFEWRDDGAVRGTFLTTTGDYRFLAGSLDDDTLRLSTFDGAHAFLFEATFDESGGLSGDFWSRDTWHETWRAQPDPEASLPDAFTLTRWISDTPLSEIRYPDLDGNLRALSDEVFAGVRLIELFGSWCPNCNDATQYLVELDATYRQDGLTVIGLAFEMSGDPVRDREQLRIYADYHGLDYPLLLAGTTDKDDASRQFPHIDRVRAYPTFLFVDSDDQIRAVYSGFSGLATGEAHRELRRQFSGWIDTLLEEGA